A genome region from Rhodohalobacter sp. SW132 includes the following:
- a CDS encoding ribonuclease H-like domain-containing protein: MFFVFDVETIPDFQFLRQVLNNHDAAEDDLLIEASEQLTRNNSGFLPPMYHHMISWVGLWVENTGKPVKKVGWNGTDEKEGLVQLFDALLTYKDFGLIHHNGRGFDLPLITYRAMHHNMQMPVRLSHYDIRYRFSKANIDLMDEFSNYGASSYPKLKHLGHLIGVPFKQTGEGNEVLKMYRNEELEKIEHYCYEDVMATYVVWLRMKYTTGDISEDVFSNLNERAIAKLREIQGQE, translated from the coding sequence ATGTTTTTTGTATTCGATGTAGAAACCATACCCGATTTTCAGTTTCTCAGGCAGGTATTGAATAATCATGATGCGGCCGAAGATGACCTTCTTATTGAGGCAAGCGAGCAGTTGACGCGAAATAACAGCGGATTTCTTCCGCCAATGTACCACCACATGATCTCATGGGTTGGCCTATGGGTGGAAAACACCGGAAAACCGGTGAAAAAAGTTGGGTGGAACGGAACTGACGAAAAAGAGGGACTGGTTCAGCTATTTGATGCGCTGCTCACCTACAAAGATTTTGGATTGATACACCACAACGGCCGCGGATTCGACCTGCCGCTGATCACCTATCGCGCGATGCATCACAACATGCAGATGCCGGTGAGACTCAGCCACTACGATATTCGCTACCGCTTCAGCAAGGCGAACATTGATCTGATGGATGAATTCAGCAATTACGGCGCAAGTTCCTATCCAAAACTGAAACACCTTGGCCACCTGATCGGCGTTCCATTTAAACAGACGGGAGAAGGCAATGAAGTACTGAAGATGTATCGCAACGAAGAACTCGAAAAAATTGAGCATTACTGTTATGAAGACGTGATGGCCACCTACGTTGTCTGGCTGCGGATGAAATATACCACAGGTGATATTTCGGAGGATGTATTCAGCAACCTGAATGAACGTGCTATAGCCAAACTTCGCGAAATTCAGGGGCAGGAATAG
- a CDS encoding asparaginase, which produces MKKIQLIQTGGTIAMHSHEGKPELDINKFTNLLHKEIPELSEIADLSTEQLFFKDSSDITPGHWKTLSLHIRDNYERFDGFVVLHGTDTMAYTASALSFSLTNLGKPIIFTGSQVPMSNIRSDAHRNVINAVELATHPVFDVAICFNDTLFRGNRSTKMSIGDFNAFTSPNYPSLAEVGIEISLNTKYSKPSSDLRCNPLFDNSIHVVKIYPGLNPEMLSCIDLSRTKAVILEAFGSGNVPVDDGHSLIPFMETCREYNCHVIITSQAPYDSVDLNQYKSGREAKKIGALSAGDMTMEATITKVMYLLGEEMDEETFRSEFERNIAGER; this is translated from the coding sequence ATGAAAAAAATCCAGCTCATTCAAACCGGCGGCACCATTGCCATGCACTCCCATGAGGGAAAACCCGAACTCGATATCAACAAGTTCACGAACCTGCTCCATAAAGAGATACCAGAGCTATCCGAGATTGCCGATCTGAGTACAGAGCAGCTTTTTTTTAAGGATAGTTCGGACATCACACCCGGCCACTGGAAAACGCTTAGCCTCCATATCAGGGATAATTATGAACGGTTTGATGGATTTGTGGTCCTGCACGGAACCGATACCATGGCCTATACTGCATCAGCCCTTTCTTTTTCTCTTACCAATCTTGGAAAACCGATTATTTTCACCGGCAGCCAGGTACCGATGAGCAACATCCGCAGTGATGCACACCGGAATGTAATAAACGCCGTGGAACTGGCCACGCATCCTGTGTTTGATGTGGCGATCTGTTTTAACGACACTCTCTTTAGAGGTAACCGCTCTACCAAAATGAGCATTGGTGATTTCAACGCCTTTACATCGCCAAACTACCCTTCACTGGCGGAAGTGGGAATTGAAATTTCGCTCAATACAAAATATTCCAAACCGTCGAGTGACCTTCGGTGCAATCCTCTTTTCGATAACTCCATCCATGTTGTAAAAATCTATCCCGGGCTCAACCCCGAAATGCTCAGCTGCATCGATTTGTCACGCACAAAAGCGGTGATTCTGGAAGCGTTCGGCAGCGGCAACGTTCCGGTAGATGACGGGCACAGCCTGATTCCGTTCATGGAAACGTGCCGGGAGTACAACTGTCATGTGATCATCACTTCGCAGGCGCCATATGACTCAGTGGATCTGAATCAGTATAAAAGCGGCAGGGAAGCCAAAAAGATAGGTGCCCTCAGCGCCGGAGATATGACCATGGAAGCAACCATCACGAAGGTGATGTATCTTTTGGGCGAGGAAATGGATGAAGAGACCTTCAGAAGTGAGTTTGAGAGAAATATTGCGGGAGAGAGGTAG
- a CDS encoding YicC/YloC family endoribonuclease: MIRSMTGFGRGEATVNNLRVTVEIKTLNSRYLDISPRIPGSIQQKELDLKEIIQKHLSRGKVLLNAYVDKSALGLIDTTFNEDKLRNYGEMLHEMRQIAGIDDPLKMDHLLNFEDVFESRKEDESLIENIWKGTQEATASALEHLNTMRQKEGRELQDDLTKQIQDISNLLEKITEQSSQRAPETRQRLTERIQKMVSDDQFDPDRMEMEIAILVDKMDINEEAVRLQSHLKFFLEALDSGDSVGRRLNFLCQEINRELNTIGSKANDSEIAHHVVIGKEKLEQIREQVQNIE, translated from the coding sequence ATGATACGATCCATGACCGGGTTCGGCCGCGGTGAAGCCACGGTGAACAACCTCCGAGTTACCGTAGAAATTAAGACACTGAACAGCCGCTATCTCGATATATCCCCCCGGATTCCGGGATCTATCCAACAGAAAGAGCTTGATTTAAAGGAGATTATTCAAAAACATCTGTCCCGCGGAAAGGTTCTACTAAATGCATACGTCGACAAATCTGCGCTTGGACTGATCGACACCACATTTAATGAAGATAAGTTGCGTAATTATGGTGAAATGCTGCACGAAATGCGTCAGATTGCCGGTATTGATGATCCGCTGAAGATGGACCATCTGTTGAATTTTGAGGATGTATTTGAATCACGCAAAGAGGATGAATCACTCATCGAAAATATCTGGAAAGGGACGCAGGAGGCTACGGCTTCGGCACTTGAGCACCTGAACACCATGCGGCAAAAAGAAGGGCGGGAACTGCAGGACGACCTCACAAAGCAGATTCAGGATATTTCCAATCTGCTTGAAAAAATCACAGAACAATCGAGCCAGCGTGCCCCGGAGACACGTCAAAGATTAACGGAGCGAATTCAAAAAATGGTTTCCGATGACCAGTTCGATCCCGACCGAATGGAGATGGAAATCGCCATCCTGGTGGATAAAATGGATATCAACGAAGAAGCTGTTCGCCTGCAGTCGCACCTCAAGTTTTTCCTTGAAGCCCTGGATAGCGGTGATTCTGTCGGTCGCCGGCTGAATTTTCTCTGCCAGGAGATCAACAGGGAACTTAACACGATCGGCTCAAAGGCGAATGATTCTGAAATTGCCCATCATGTGGTAATTGGCAAAGAGAAACTGGAGCAGATCAGAGAGCAGGTTCAAAACATTGAGTAG
- a CDS encoding S8 family serine peptidase — protein sequence MGNSASEINAETGNFILAANRNFIRRDLGEFVASKGGEILFSHEGAGFALISGISEEEAIELAGINGVSLVEAEVEIQLESIKTDGVHDAQISDLGIMNDNPETAFFFARQWHLNAISAPDAWAAGKTGSSDVTVAILDTGIDYTYPDLAGLVDLDRSVSFIPGDDAIVNVIFPGAHPIADLHYHGTHVAATVSSNALAAAGVTSKTTLMGVKVCNVNGSCPTGAVLAGMLYAADNGADIANMSLGGLFLKSANPGFVSLINNVTNYVRQQGTLIVVAAGNSAVDLNRNIVPVEGGSLRAPSLFASYCDAPGVFCVSATGPEATAGVNGPWQNIDAVAPYTNFGSAINAAAPGGFASPVWAGCSTFSLQIPQCQTGAFILGLSGTSMASPHAAGVAALIKADTPRINPAQLSRELERASDKIDGNGRSPFYGQGRVNAATAVGL from the coding sequence ATGGGCAACTCAGCATCTGAAATAAATGCTGAAACTGGAAATTTTATACTGGCAGCAAACAGAAACTTTATTCGCAGGGATCTTGGTGAGTTTGTAGCCTCGAAAGGAGGTGAAATTCTCTTTTCTCATGAGGGTGCCGGCTTTGCACTGATCAGCGGTATTAGTGAAGAAGAAGCAATTGAACTTGCAGGTATAAACGGAGTAAGTCTGGTTGAAGCTGAAGTTGAAATTCAACTGGAGTCTATCAAAACTGACGGAGTTCATGATGCACAAATTTCTGACTTGGGAATAATGAATGACAATCCTGAAACTGCATTTTTCTTTGCAAGACAGTGGCACCTGAACGCCATTTCTGCACCTGATGCATGGGCTGCAGGTAAAACAGGTTCCTCAGATGTTACTGTAGCTATTCTGGATACCGGTATTGACTATACATACCCTGATCTTGCGGGCCTGGTTGACCTGGACCGTTCAGTTTCATTCATTCCCGGCGATGATGCTATAGTAAATGTAATTTTCCCCGGTGCCCATCCAATAGCAGATTTACACTATCACGGGACTCACGTAGCAGCCACAGTAAGTAGTAATGCGTTAGCAGCGGCGGGTGTCACTTCAAAAACCACACTGATGGGAGTGAAAGTTTGTAATGTTAACGGAAGTTGTCCAACCGGCGCAGTATTAGCAGGTATGTTATATGCTGCAGATAATGGCGCAGATATAGCGAATATGAGTCTGGGTGGACTCTTTCTAAAGAGTGCCAACCCCGGTTTTGTTTCACTGATCAATAATGTGACTAATTATGTGCGTCAGCAGGGTACACTGATCGTTGTAGCTGCCGGAAATTCAGCAGTAGATCTGAATCGTAATATCGTTCCTGTTGAGGGCGGATCATTACGAGCACCAAGCCTTTTTGCCTCTTATTGTGACGCTCCGGGAGTCTTCTGTGTGTCGGCAACCGGGCCTGAAGCAACAGCGGGTGTAAATGGACCATGGCAAAATATAGACGCAGTAGCTCCATATACAAACTTTGGAAGTGCGATTAATGCTGCTGCACCCGGAGGATTTGCATCCCCGGTATGGGCTGGATGTTCAACTTTCAGTCTTCAGATTCCTCAATGTCAGACTGGCGCTTTTATTTTAGGTCTTTCAGGCACGAGTATGGCTTCACCTCACGCAGCAGGTGTAGCTGCACTGATTAAAGCAGATACTCCCAGAATAAATCCCGCTCAGCTATCCAGGGAACTTGAACGTGCGTCTGATAAAATAGATGGTAACGGTCGTAGCCCGTTCTATGGACAGGGAAGAGTTAATGCAGCAACCGCTGTTGGGCTGTAG
- a CDS encoding iron ABC transporter permease, with translation MIKNLVELTKRSRFWQSHNTPDTGSSAWNYVTLGIALLVSIPIFTIIANLFVSSGDVWQHLASTVLPDYITNSLWLMIGVGIGVFVIGVGTAWLVTMCSFPGSRQFRWLLILPMAVPAYLLAYTYTDFLAFTGPVQNALRGITGWGYGDYWFPNIRSLWGAIVLMSLVFFPYVYLLTRAAFLEQSASLLEASRSLGASSTQSFFKIALPLARPSIAAGMALALMETLNDFGTVDYFGVQTFTTGIYRTWFGLGERVAAAQLSAFLMIFILFLILLERWSRSKMDTKQNSTGRYKRLTIYKLSGWKAWGSTLFCSIPILFGFAIPVGILVEMMITNFDSAVDSRFIQFSLNTILVAIIAGFVALLVALILAYGTRLKPTWLTKSATKIGSMGYAIPGSVIAVGILIPFGWADNTLDSWMRDTFGISTGLILSGSIVALIFAYVVRFLAVAFNTVEASLGKITHNMDEAAQGMGFKYGKILRKIHIPMMSGSLFAAIMLVVVDVIKELPATLIVRPFNFDTLAVQVYRLASDERLAESSGAALAIVLVGLIPVFILSRSIAKTRKTDQDKI, from the coding sequence ATGATTAAAAATCTGGTTGAGCTTACAAAACGTTCAAGGTTCTGGCAATCACACAATACACCGGATACCGGTTCTTCCGCATGGAATTATGTCACCCTGGGGATCGCCCTGCTGGTATCTATTCCCATTTTTACGATTATCGCCAATTTGTTTGTTTCAAGCGGTGATGTGTGGCAGCATCTCGCTTCCACAGTTCTGCCGGATTACATAACAAACTCACTATGGCTGATGATTGGCGTGGGAATTGGTGTGTTTGTCATCGGGGTGGGAACCGCCTGGCTGGTGACGATGTGTTCATTTCCCGGGAGCCGCCAGTTTCGCTGGCTGCTGATTTTACCGATGGCCGTTCCCGCCTATCTCCTCGCCTACACCTACACCGATTTTCTTGCCTTTACCGGCCCGGTACAAAACGCCCTTCGCGGAATAACCGGCTGGGGATATGGCGATTACTGGTTCCCGAACATCCGATCGCTGTGGGGCGCCATCGTATTGATGTCACTCGTTTTTTTTCCCTATGTGTACCTTCTCACACGCGCGGCCTTCCTGGAACAATCCGCATCACTCCTTGAAGCGAGCCGAAGCCTGGGGGCATCATCAACACAAAGCTTTTTCAAAATTGCGCTTCCGCTTGCACGTCCGTCTATCGCAGCCGGCATGGCACTCGCACTGATGGAGACACTCAACGATTTCGGAACAGTGGATTATTTCGGAGTTCAGACGTTTACTACGGGAATCTACCGTACCTGGTTCGGTTTGGGTGAACGGGTAGCCGCCGCACAGCTATCTGCTTTCCTGATGATTTTTATCCTCTTCCTGATTTTGCTCGAACGCTGGTCCCGGTCTAAAATGGATACCAAACAGAACAGCACCGGTCGCTACAAAAGGCTCACAATCTATAAACTCAGCGGGTGGAAAGCCTGGGGAAGTACACTTTTTTGCTCCATTCCAATTCTATTTGGTTTCGCCATTCCAGTGGGCATTCTGGTTGAAATGATGATCACCAATTTCGACAGTGCCGTCGATTCACGTTTTATTCAATTCAGCCTCAATACCATCCTTGTTGCCATCATCGCAGGTTTTGTCGCCCTCCTGGTTGCGCTGATCCTTGCATACGGCACCCGCCTGAAACCGACTTGGCTTACAAAATCAGCCACAAAAATAGGCTCGATGGGATACGCCATTCCCGGATCGGTGATCGCAGTGGGTATTTTGATTCCGTTCGGATGGGCAGACAATACACTCGACAGCTGGATGCGCGATACCTTCGGAATCTCCACCGGACTGATTTTGAGCGGTTCCATCGTAGCGCTGATTTTTGCATACGTTGTACGATTTCTCGCCGTGGCTTTTAATACTGTGGAGGCAAGCCTCGGAAAAATCACACATAACATGGACGAAGCGGCCCAGGGAATGGGCTTCAAGTATGGAAAAATCCTCAGAAAAATCCATATTCCTATGATGTCCGGAAGTCTCTTTGCAGCAATTATGCTGGTGGTTGTGGATGTTATTAAAGAACTCCCGGCCACACTAATTGTGCGCCCGTTCAATTTTGATACGCTCGCTGTTCAGGTCTACCGGCTGGCATCCGATGAGCGGCTGGCAGAATCATCCGGTGCCGCGCTCGCAATCGTCCTGGTTGGATTGATTCCCGTTTTCATTCTCAGCCGTTCTATCGCTAAGACACGTAAGACTGATCAGGATAAAATCTAA
- a CDS encoding Fe(3+) ABC transporter substrate-binding protein codes for MKQFQYTAIWVLISFLIFSCTPGDEVNIYSSRHYDTDMELYENFTEETGIEVNLIEGGSDELIERINSEGINSPADILITVDAGRLWRAKQAGVLQAYESDQLNSVIPEELRDADGEWIGLSRRVRGLIYHKDRVDVSELEGYWELADEKWEGRLCVRSSNNIYNQSLVASLIETHGIEDTEEWARGLVSNFAQTPQGGDTDQIRAVAAGVCDIALANHYYLARLVNSSNQADRDVADQVAIYFPGEEYGGAHVNISGAGITRNSPNRENAIRFLEYLATEDAQQLYSVANNEFPILDGMELPGVLDEFGTFESDAVNVTSYGANNPDAIRLMDRAGWR; via the coding sequence ATGAAACAGTTCCAATATACTGCGATATGGGTATTGATATCATTTTTAATCTTCTCTTGTACTCCGGGCGATGAGGTGAACATTTATTCGAGCCGCCATTATGATACGGATATGGAACTCTATGAAAATTTTACGGAGGAGACCGGTATTGAGGTTAATTTGATTGAAGGCGGAAGTGACGAGCTGATTGAGCGAATCAATAGTGAAGGAATAAACAGTCCGGCCGATATTTTGATTACGGTGGATGCTGGACGGTTATGGCGCGCCAAACAGGCGGGAGTGCTTCAGGCGTATGAGTCGGATCAGTTAAATAGCGTAATTCCCGAAGAGCTCCGTGATGCGGATGGCGAGTGGATCGGGCTATCCAGGCGCGTGAGGGGGCTGATTTATCACAAAGACCGCGTGGATGTATCTGAACTGGAAGGATACTGGGAGCTGGCCGATGAGAAATGGGAGGGTCGACTTTGCGTGCGCTCCTCGAATAATATCTACAATCAGTCGCTGGTTGCCTCACTGATTGAAACTCATGGGATTGAGGATACTGAAGAGTGGGCGCGCGGCCTGGTTTCCAACTTTGCACAGACACCACAGGGCGGTGATACGGATCAGATCCGGGCGGTTGCTGCAGGTGTGTGCGATATTGCCCTTGCCAATCACTACTACCTGGCGCGACTGGTGAACTCATCCAACCAGGCAGACCGTGATGTAGCCGACCAGGTTGCGATCTATTTTCCGGGTGAGGAGTATGGCGGCGCACATGTAAACATCAGCGGTGCGGGAATTACCCGGAATTCGCCAAACCGTGAAAATGCTATCCGTTTTCTTGAGTACCTGGCCACTGAAGATGCGCAGCAGCTCTATTCCGTTGCAAACAATGAGTTTCCCATTCTGGATGGGATGGAACTACCGGGTGTACTGGATGAGTTCGGTACATTTGAAAGCGATGCGGTGAACGTAACCTCCTATGGAGCAAACAATCCGGATGCTATTCGCTTGATGGACCGTGCCGGCTGGCGGTAA
- a CDS encoding patatin-like phospholipase family protein, translating to MANRVLIMSGGGAKGAFQAGVIEQLTKKGWKPDAVAGISVGALNGVMVATGKSDDLVKIWQELREEQVLKRRRIDRKARSFLLHKLGVDKPTLGFFDNTPLRKKLRESVGNQFRMDFYCGTVNIETGAYKEHIGRPMMVPWNHLDAVIASTAIPVVFDPIKLDNELHVDGGVRHINPVGRILKDFTPNEVVFITCRPFEGNGERRKVKDLVDISIQTLNIMLEEIFMKDLRQFVQINDLVRQAEEQGAVLKKSNGEPYKVYKAELYSPHEPLGDSLNFSNEQANRNIAIGREAVSMAL from the coding sequence ATGGCAAATCGAGTACTAATAATGAGCGGCGGGGGTGCAAAAGGGGCATTTCAGGCCGGTGTGATTGAGCAGCTTACAAAAAAGGGATGGAAACCGGATGCAGTAGCGGGCATTAGTGTTGGAGCCCTGAATGGCGTGATGGTGGCTACAGGTAAATCGGATGATCTGGTTAAAATCTGGCAGGAACTCAGGGAAGAACAGGTGCTGAAAAGGCGCAGAATTGACCGAAAAGCAAGAAGTTTTCTGTTGCATAAACTAGGCGTAGATAAACCAACACTTGGTTTTTTTGATAATACACCGCTTCGAAAAAAACTACGGGAGTCTGTCGGCAACCAGTTCAGGATGGATTTTTACTGTGGCACGGTGAATATTGAGACCGGCGCTTATAAAGAACATATCGGCCGGCCAATGATGGTGCCATGGAATCACCTTGACGCTGTGATTGCAAGCACGGCGATTCCCGTGGTTTTTGATCCGATCAAACTGGATAATGAGCTGCATGTGGATGGTGGAGTTCGCCATATCAACCCGGTAGGCAGAATCCTGAAAGACTTTACTCCTAATGAAGTGGTGTTTATAACCTGTCGTCCCTTTGAAGGGAATGGCGAACGCAGGAAGGTGAAAGACCTGGTGGATATATCCATACAGACGCTGAATATTATGCTGGAGGAGATCTTTATGAAAGATCTGCGGCAATTTGTCCAGATTAATGATCTCGTCAGACAGGCAGAAGAACAGGGTGCCGTTCTTAAAAAAAGCAATGGCGAGCCGTATAAAGTCTACAAAGCTGAGCTTTACTCTCCTCATGAACCACTGGGAGACAGCCTGAACTTTTCGAACGAACAGGCAAACCGGAACATCGCTATTGGGCGGGAAGCGGTGTCGATGGCGCTGTAA
- the gmk gene encoding guanylate kinase, whose product MSSNRGKIIILAAPSGGGKSTMAKRLLSDFPQIKFSISATTRQPREGEKNGVDYHFLTRKEFQQRIDDNRFLEWEEFYNGTMYGTMKAAVESELNKGYFVMLDVDVLGALNVKKMYGEEALSIFISPPSVSVLEERLRNRGTESEKSLALRLERAKKEISYADRFDIEIINDSLELAYSEIRQAIQTFIQNSKTE is encoded by the coding sequence TTGAGTAGCAACCGAGGCAAAATCATTATACTTGCAGCACCCAGCGGCGGTGGTAAATCTACAATGGCAAAACGGTTGCTGAGTGATTTTCCGCAGATCAAATTTTCGATCAGCGCCACAACCCGGCAGCCGCGTGAAGGTGAAAAAAATGGTGTGGATTACCACTTTCTCACCCGAAAAGAGTTTCAGCAGCGCATTGATGACAACCGTTTCCTGGAATGGGAAGAATTTTACAATGGCACGATGTACGGTACGATGAAAGCAGCCGTTGAATCTGAACTGAATAAAGGCTATTTTGTTATGCTTGACGTTGATGTATTAGGCGCTTTGAACGTGAAAAAAATGTATGGCGAAGAAGCCCTCTCCATTTTCATCTCACCGCCATCAGTCAGCGTCCTTGAGGAACGGTTGCGAAACAGAGGCACCGAATCGGAAAAATCTTTAGCCTTGCGTCTCGAACGTGCGAAAAAAGAGATTTCTTACGCTGACCGTTTCGATATTGAGATTATTAATGATTCACTTGAATTGGCTTATTCTGAAATCAGACAGGCCATTCAAACATTTATTCAAAATAGTAAAACAGAATAA
- a CDS encoding YncE family protein: MLILQSCNDAESPEYFVWAADQNANELYILDPDGDVVKKMTQDELGGAERPHMLWGIPPDPFIYSANTVSGDVTVLDSQSRETVSVVSGVGKLPHAAQPNPARTDYIYVSNIGPQEIDENGNPDQGETISEIVRNETNNGYTWEVTRFLDLKAEPLLADDEQFPSRRPVCAGFTPDGKYKMVTLFNGGLALVDLDEWRVSKAWGKDEIAEHGCGFAESPVEGEIYVTAGDMHSSWLYVFDLSGSEPELVTTHNLSDTGQDSHGAWVDRERNELWVVHRVSDNVTIHPLDTIRDEDHTYDEIEFVGSTPDLITMSPGSDRAFLTLRGPNPAPTIPHDIVGERTGISILDVESRELISLIELGDAEMGDFHGIFIPMEN; this comes from the coding sequence ATGTTAATTTTGCAATCTTGCAATGATGCGGAATCACCAGAATACTTTGTTTGGGCTGCCGATCAAAATGCAAATGAACTCTACATCTTAGATCCTGACGGTGATGTGGTGAAAAAAATGACCCAGGATGAACTTGGCGGTGCAGAGCGGCCACATATGCTCTGGGGAATCCCGCCTGATCCGTTCATTTACAGTGCCAATACGGTTTCCGGCGATGTAACCGTTCTGGATTCCCAAAGCAGAGAAACTGTATCTGTTGTGAGTGGTGTTGGTAAATTACCACATGCAGCCCAGCCAAATCCGGCCCGAACTGATTACATCTACGTATCCAATATTGGCCCGCAAGAGATAGATGAAAATGGAAATCCTGATCAGGGTGAAACGATATCGGAAATTGTAAGAAATGAAACCAATAACGGCTATACCTGGGAAGTGACCCGCTTTCTGGATCTAAAGGCAGAACCGCTGCTGGCAGATGATGAACAATTTCCAAGCAGAAGACCTGTATGTGCTGGGTTCACACCGGATGGAAAATATAAAATGGTAACCCTGTTTAATGGAGGGCTTGCGCTGGTTGATCTTGATGAATGGAGAGTGAGCAAAGCGTGGGGTAAAGATGAAATTGCAGAACATGGATGCGGATTTGCAGAGTCTCCAGTTGAAGGTGAAATTTACGTCACAGCCGGTGATATGCACTCTTCCTGGCTATACGTTTTTGATCTTTCAGGAAGTGAACCTGAGCTCGTTACCACTCACAATCTCTCAGATACGGGACAGGATTCTCATGGAGCCTGGGTAGATCGGGAACGCAATGAACTTTGGGTTGTACATCGCGTAAGTGATAATGTAACCATTCATCCGCTTGATACAATTCGGGATGAAGATCACACATATGATGAAATCGAATTTGTAGGCAGTACTCCGGATTTGATCACAATGTCGCCAGGCAGTGATCGTGCTTTTTTAACACTCCGGGGGCCAAATCCCGCACCCACAATCCCGCATGACATTGTTGGTGAACGAACGGGTATTTCTATTCTGGATGTAGAATCACGGGAATTGATTTCTTTAATTGAACTGGGTGATGCAGAGATGGGCGACTTTCATGGAATTTTTATTCCTATGGAGAATTAA
- a CDS encoding NAD(P)/FAD-dependent oxidoreductase: MADSHIYDAVVVGSGPNGLAAGIRLALEGLEVKIFEAEDTVGGGMRTRDLMQPGVIHDICSAIHPMAAASPFLSRLPLEEFGVEWITPEFPVAHPLDDEPAVIMQHDIRKTADELNGDSEMYRSILEPVVNNFSDLTNDFLGPLTIPDHPIKLARFGLQAIKSAERFQRQFQTPRAKALFAGLAAHSILPLSATSSAAIGIVLGAAGHKVGWPLPKGGSQSIADSMAAYFESLGGVIETGQKIESLKQLPPHRCCLFDLTPRQVLQIVGDEFPKYYKKRLEKFRYGQGVFKIDYILSEPVPWSDPRCNRAGTVHLGGTYEEIAESEKQMSSGKHSDKPYVLVAQQSLFDETRTPDSRHTLWAYCHVPHGSERDMTLQIENQIERFAPGFRDIVEERHTMNTAQFEEYNANYFGGDINGGSQDIWQLFTRPVHLINPYATPAEGIYICSSSTPPGGGVHGMCGYHAAMLALRKEFGRSKKRMKFGND, encoded by the coding sequence TTGGCTGACTCACATATTTATGATGCGGTAGTTGTAGGATCCGGCCCAAACGGTCTGGCTGCTGGAATTCGTCTTGCTCTTGAAGGACTTGAAGTCAAAATCTTTGAAGCTGAGGATACTGTTGGCGGCGGAATGAGAACCCGCGACCTGATGCAGCCCGGAGTTATACATGATATCTGCTCCGCAATCCACCCAATGGCAGCCGCATCACCTTTTTTAAGCCGCTTGCCGCTGGAAGAATTTGGGGTGGAATGGATCACACCGGAATTTCCTGTGGCTCATCCGCTCGATGATGAACCGGCAGTGATTATGCAGCACGATATCCGGAAAACGGCAGATGAGCTGAACGGGGATAGTGAAATGTATCGATCTATTCTCGAGCCTGTTGTTAACAATTTTTCCGATCTCACAAATGATTTCCTCGGGCCGCTTACAATTCCCGATCATCCCATCAAACTGGCCCGATTTGGCCTCCAGGCAATTAAATCTGCAGAACGATTTCAGCGTCAATTCCAAACGCCAAGGGCGAAAGCACTTTTTGCAGGACTTGCAGCGCACAGCATTTTGCCGCTTAGTGCAACTTCCTCGGCTGCGATCGGGATCGTCCTGGGTGCTGCAGGTCACAAAGTTGGCTGGCCGCTCCCCAAAGGCGGATCGCAATCCATCGCCGATTCGATGGCGGCCTATTTTGAATCTCTTGGCGGGGTGATTGAAACCGGGCAAAAGATTGAATCGCTGAAACAGCTCCCGCCACACCGTTGCTGCCTGTTCGATCTCACACCAAGACAGGTTTTACAAATTGTGGGGGATGAATTTCCCAAATACTACAAAAAACGTCTTGAAAAATTCAGGTATGGGCAAGGCGTGTTTAAAATAGACTATATCCTTAGTGAGCCGGTTCCCTGGAGTGATCCGCGCTGCAACAGAGCCGGTACCGTACATCTCGGCGGAACGTACGAAGAAATTGCCGAGTCGGAAAAGCAGATGAGCAGCGGTAAACACTCCGATAAACCGTATGTTCTGGTTGCTCAGCAAAGCCTGTTTGATGAGACCCGAACCCCCGATTCCCGCCACACGTTATGGGCTTATTGTCATGTGCCGCACGGTTCAGAGCGGGATATGACCCTGCAGATTGAGAACCAGATTGAACGTTTTGCTCCCGGTTTCCGCGATATTGTTGAGGAGCGGCACACGATGAATACAGCTCAGTTTGAGGAGTATAATGCCAACTATTTCGGGGGAGATATCAATGGAGGTAGCCAGGATATCTGGCAGCTTTTCACCCGGCCGGTTCATCTTATCAATCCATACGCCACACCGGCCGAAGGCATCTATATCTGCTCCTCATCAACTCCTCCCGGCGGTGGAGTGCACGGGATGTGCGGATACCACGCGGCCATGCTCGCCCTTCGAAAAGAATTCGGACGATCTAAAAAAAGAATGAAGTTCGGCAATGATTAA